In a genomic window of Brassica rapa cultivar Chiifu-401-42 chromosome A10, CAAS_Brap_v3.01, whole genome shotgun sequence:
- the LOC103844437 gene encoding receptor-like protein 54: MLGFRIHSLTFSIIHLSMMTLRLRVDSISRFFCCVFSLSFLVTTLVSQPFRRPDQVETLLAFKNEFSICNNSTTSSWSEDAVSFDGVVFDDDTGAVTDLHLGAACLSGNLKANSSLYRFQHLRYLDLSSNDFSSSFPAEFGRLTSLEVLDLHHNRFTGEVPSSISNLSRLTSLDLSVNKLTGGFPLVHNLTKLSSISLSYNNFSGTVPSYLFTMPLLSSLDLRQNNFGGPLDIPNSTIMFESLVLGNNIFSGGILEPISNLVNLIYLDLSFLNITFPVNFTFLKLQSLENLDISGNSVSRLNISSENAFPTMLIELHLSSCNIHEFPKVLKTLQNLQHLDISNNSLKGKVPAWLWNLPSLTSVRLSHNSINGFEGSPDVLLSSPLLELDLSSNAFHGAFPVIPRSMEFISASNNHFSGGIPRTLCDSIFLNVLDLSSNSFSGAVPGCLSESLQVLNLSNNNLAGELPDIFYGSGSLTTVDVGHNQISGELPRSLRQCTALEILDVESNLIADTFPLWLNVLPVLKVIVLRSNRFYGPISSPDQDHRSFPQLRIIDISHNKFTGSLPPNYFVNWSAPLMSMPEGDHFPKYMVHLGYKLPNYFMRPEGARRNTYLLDIGWPSYFSMHLRNKGLNTEFEKILETYTFIDFSGNRLGGHIPKSIGLLKSLIVLDLSNNNFTGHIPSSLASLTQLESLDLSRNQLSGIIPQELRVLTFLGYINMSHNKLTGQIPQSPQIEGQARSSFEGNIDLCGRPLKESCSVENEAPSPKLPKQEHMLNWKAVAIGYGPGVLFGIAMGHVIYSYKPVLFFKLFRL; the protein is encoded by the coding sequence atGTTAGGCTTCAGAATTCATTCATTAACATTTTCTATTATTCATCTCTCCATGATGACATTGCGTCTGCGTGTTGACTCCATCTCTCGTTTCTTCTGTTGTGTTTTTTCTTTGAGTTTCTTGGTTACTACTCTTGTCTCTCAACCATTCCGTCGTCCCGACCAAGTTGAGACCCTTCTGGCTTTTAAGAACGAGTTTTCGATCTGCAACAATTCAACAACAAGCTCTTGGAGTGAAGACGCTGTCTCATTTGATGGGGTTGTCTTTGATGACGATACCGGTGCAGTGACGGATCTACACCTTGGTGCTGCATGTCTCAGTGGCAATCTCAAGGCTAATAGTAGCCTCTACAGATTCCAACACCTCAGGTACCTTGATCTCTCTTCCAACGATTTTTCCTCCTCATTTCCTGCCGAGTTTGGAAGACTCACAAGCTTAGAGGTCTTGGATCTTCACCATAATCGCTTCACTGGAGAAGTCCCATCCTCAATAAGTAACCTAAGCCGCCTAACATCTTTGGACCTTTCAGTTAACAAACTCACTGGTGGTTTTCCCCTTGTGCACAATCTAACTAAACTTTCTTCTATAAGCCTTTCCTATAATAACTTTTCCGGTACCGTTCCTTCTTATCTATTCACCATGCCTCTGCTTTCATCCCTTGATCTTCGCCAAAACAATTTTGGTGGCCCTCTTGATATTCCAAACTCAACAATTATGTTTGAGAGTTTAGTCCTTGGCAACAATATTTTTAGTGGTGGAATCCTAGAGCCTATCTCTAATCTAGTCAACCTCATATATCTTGACTTGTCTTTTCTCAATATAACCTTCCCAGTCAACTTCACTTTCTTGAAACTCCAATCTCTGGAGAATTTGGATATCTCCGGGAATAGTGTGTCAAGGCTTAATATCAGTTCAGAGAATGCCTTTCCGACAATGCTGATTGAACTGCACTTGTCTAGTTGCAACATCCATGAGTTCCCCAAAGTTTTGAAGACTCTACAAAACTTGCAACATTTAGACATCTCCAACAATAGCCTCAAAGGAAAAGTGCCTGCATGGTTATGGAATCTACCTTCTCTGACTTCAGTGAGACTCTCTCACAACTCCATCAACGGGTTTGAAGGTTCACCAGATGTGCTCCTTAGTTCCCCGCTTCTCGAGTTAGATCTGAGTTCAAACGCCTTCCATGGAGCATTTCCTGTTATCCCACGAAGCATGGAGTTCATTTCTGCTTCGAATAATCATTTCAGCGGAGGCATACCTCGTACACTTTGCGATTCAATATTTCTAAACGTCCTTGATCTATCGAGCAACAGTTTTAGTGGTGCAGTTCCCGGATGCTTGAGTGAATCACTACAAGTCTTGAATCTCAGTAACAACAATCTCGCCGGAGAACTTCCCGACATATTCTATGGAAGTGGCTCACTAACAACAGTTGATGTTGGCCATAATCAAATCAGTGGGGAGCTTCCAAGGTCTCTTAGACAATGCACTGCACTAGAGATTCTGGACGTGGAAAGCAATCTTATCGCTGACACCTTTCCTTTATGGCTGAACGTTTTACCGGTTTTGAAAGTCATTGTGCTAAGATCAAACAGATTCTATGGTCCTATATCTTCTCCTGATCAAGATCATCGGTCATTTCCGCAGTTGCGGATAATTGACATATCTCATAACAAATTCACTGGAAGCTTGCCCCCAAATTACTTTGTAAATTGGAGTGCACCCTTGATGAGTATGCCTGAAGGAGATCACTTCCCAAAGTACATGGTACATCTTGGGTACAAGCTACCAAATTACTTTATGAGGCCTGAAGGTGCACGCAGGAATACTTACTTACTGGACATTGGGTGGCCTTCGTATTTTTCCATGCATCTGAGAAACAAAGGATTAAACACGGAGTTCGAAAAGATCCTAGAGACATATACATTCATTGACTTCTCTGGGAATCGTCTTGGAGGGCATATTCCAAAATCCATAGGTCTCTTGAAGTCGTTGATTGTGTTGGACTTGTCTAACAACAATTTCACAGGCCATATTCCATCTTCTTTGGCCAGCCTCACACAACTCGAGTCGTTGGACTTATCTCGAAACCAACTTTCTGGAATAATTCCTCAAGAGCTAAGGGTCCTCACGTTCTTGGGGTATATTAATATGTCACATAACAAACTCACTGGCCAAATACCTCAGAGTCCACAGATTGAAGGGCAAGCTAGATCCTCCTTTGAAGGGAATATTGATCTTTGTGGTCGTCCCCTTAAAGAGTCTTGCTCCGTGGAAAATGAAGCACCATCGCCGAAACTACCAAAGCAAGAACATATGTTGAACTGGAAAGCAGTGGCAATAGGTTATGGACCCGGAGTTTTGTTTGGAATAGCAATGGGACATGTTATTTATTCATACAAACCAGTGTTGTTCTTCAAATTGTTTCGTTTATGA
- the LOC103844180 gene encoding uncharacterized protein LOC103844180, which yields MKTKHSPGEDPIISFCKATSESQETARFFLEGFSWDLDNAVSGFLQGQLPPVKKQPLQRPRSRSPSRRIDSSGLRSKHYKMDADETFKTLDDDREPIGLAKEATHDEISHGVDLASMPDPI from the exons ATGAAGACGAAGCATTCTCCTGGGGAAGATCCGATCATCAGCTTCTGCAAGGCAACATCAGAGTCTCAAGAAACAGCACGCTTCTTCCTCGAAGGATTCAGCTGGGATCTCGATAACGCCGTCTCTGGTTTCCTCCAAGGTCAGCTTCCTCCTGTCAAAAAACAGCCGTTGCAGCGACCTCGATCACGATCTCCTTCGAGGCGGATAGACTCATCTGGCTTGAGATCAAAGCATTATAAGATGGACGCAGATGAAACCTTCAAAAC TTTGGATGATGATAGAGAGCCTATTGGACTTGCCAAAGAAGCAACTCATGATGAAATATCACATGGAGTAGATTTGGCCTCTATGCCTGATCCTATCtaa
- the LOC103844179 gene encoding receptor-like protein 20 translates to MASKPIHIYKGILPSSLFYFAHFFPVMTLHVRFSSISCFFALSFLVTTLVSLPSRRLDEVESLLAFKNEFTLSCNKSVTNSWTRDAIFFDGVLFDKDTGGVTELKLRGACLSGTLDANSSLFKLHQLRYLDLSLNNISSSLPAEFGRLTDLEFLDLHQNRFTGELPSSISNTTVLTKLHFLDISNNSLQGKVPEWVWSLPSLTATNLSRNSFDSFPNVPPTVTYLAASNNNFTGEIPLSLCNPKNLLFLDLSNNSLTGSVPRCLSESVTVLNLRRNSLTSLPDAFSNSSLKVLDVGHNQINGKLPRSLEHCKSLEFVDVEGNRINDTFPFWLKDLPNLIALILRSNRFYGPLSSPQHPLPFSKLMIIDIAGNMFDGSLPPNYFVNWSAAIRPRVKHIGDSYSLVDFSGNRFVGEIPESIGMLKSLLALNLSNNGFTGVREALLLVVY, encoded by the exons ATGGCATCAAAGCCCATTCATATATACAAAGGCATTTTACCCTCATCTCTTTTCTACTTTGCACATTTTTTTCCAGTTATGACGTTGCATGTGCGTTTTAGCTCCATCTCTTGTTTCTTTGCTTTGAGCTTCTTGGTTACTACTCTTGTTTCTCTACCTTCTCGTCGTCTTGACGAAGTCGAGAGCCTTCTAGCTTTCAAAAACGAGTTTACTCTCTCATGCAACAAATCAGTGACAAACTCTTGGACCCGTGACGCCATCTTCTTTGATGGGGTCTTGTTTGATAAAGACACTGGTGGTGTCACGGAGCTAAAACTTCGTGGTGCGTGTCTCAGCGGCACTCTCGACGCTAACAGTAGCCTCTTCAAACTACACCAGCTCAGATACCTGGATCTCTCTCTCAACAACATTTCCTCTTCACTACCCGCAGAGTTTGGGCGACTCACCGACTTAGAGTTCTTGGATCTTCACCAAAACCGCTTCACCGGAGAGCTTCCTTCCTCAATCAGCAACACCACTGTTTTAACCAAACTTCATTTTCTAGATATTTCTAACAATAGTCTACAAGGAAAAGTGCCCGAATGGGTATGGAGTCTTCCTTCTTTGACCGCTACTAATCTCTCTCGCAACTCCTTTGATAGTTTCCCTAACGTTCCACCAACCGTGACGTACTTGGCCGCATCAAACAACAATTTCACAGGAGAGATACCTCTTTCGTTGTGCAATCCAAAGAACCTATTATTCCTTGATCTCTCGAACAACAGTTTAACTGGTTCGGTTCCAAGATGCTTGAGTGAATCAGTGACAGTGTTGAATCTCCGTCGCAACAGCCTTACAAGCCTTCCCGACGCATTCTCCAACAGCTCACTAAAGGTGCTTGACGTCGGCCACAATCAAATAAATGGGAAGCTTCCAAGATCTCTTGAACATTGCAAAAGCCTAGAGTTTGTAGATGTGGAGGGAAATCGAATCAATGACACGTTTCCTTTCTGGTTGAAGGATTTGCCGAATCTGATAGCGCTTATCCTACGATCAAACAGATTCTACGGTCCTCTATCTTCTCCTCAGCATCCTCTACCATTTTCAAAACTGATGATCATTGACATAGCGGGTAACATGTTTGACGGCAGCCTTCCACCAAACTACTTTGTGAACTGGAGTGCAGCCATTAGACCGCGAGTGAAACACATCGGAGATTCTTACTCTCTTGTTGATTTCTCCGGAAACAGATTTGTAGGAGAGATTCCAGAATCCATTGGTATGTTGAAGTCGCTGCTTGCCCTCAACTTATCCAACAACGGTTTCACAG GAGTTAGGGAAGCTCTCCTTCTTGTCGTATATTAA